The Longimicrobiales bacterium genome includes a region encoding these proteins:
- the gltX gene encoding glutamate--tRNA ligase — protein sequence MAIRTRFAPSPTGMLHIGGVRTALFSWLYARRHGGVFILRVEDTDRERSTDEAAQVILDGMEWLGLTADEGPFYQTRRMDRYREVIDQFLKNGHAYHCYCSKEELEQMRNRQIEAKQKPRYDGTCRNRTEPRPGVSPVVRFKNPLEGSVVVEDVIHGNVVFDNMELDDLIIARSDGTPTYNFCVVVDDSDMKCTHVIRGDDHLNNTPRQINMLKALGAAVPSYAHVPMILGPDGAKLSKRHGAVSVLQYREDGYLPEALLNYLVRLGWSHGDQEVFSMEEMTQLFDIKDVNKSASAFNPDKLLWLNQQHIMRATPERIAQYLQPHLAALGVNVTDDAKLAAVAKAQQERAKTLKEMAQNSVFFFKDVTSYDEKAAKKNLTAESAGPLNTVLTKLSALGEWTAPSLHDVVNQTATELGVGMGKVAQPIRVAVSGGTVSPPIDVTLEVLGREAVLARLERALAYAQGGAG from the coding sequence ATGGCCATCCGAACTCGATTCGCTCCCAGCCCCACCGGCATGCTGCATATCGGCGGCGTGCGCACGGCGCTGTTCTCCTGGTTGTACGCCCGCCGCCACGGCGGCGTCTTCATTCTTCGCGTCGAAGACACCGACCGGGAGCGTTCCACCGACGAGGCGGCGCAGGTCATCCTGGACGGCATGGAGTGGCTCGGACTCACGGCGGACGAGGGTCCGTTCTATCAGACCCGCCGGATGGATCGTTATCGCGAGGTCATCGATCAGTTCCTCAAGAACGGTCACGCGTATCACTGCTATTGCTCCAAGGAAGAGCTGGAGCAGATGCGCAACCGCCAGATCGAGGCCAAGCAGAAGCCTCGCTACGACGGCACCTGCCGCAATCGCACCGAGCCGCGGCCGGGCGTTTCGCCCGTGGTGCGCTTCAAGAATCCGTTGGAAGGCAGCGTGGTCGTCGAAGACGTCATTCACGGCAATGTCGTGTTCGACAACATGGAGCTCGATGACCTGATCATCGCCCGCTCGGATGGCACGCCGACGTACAACTTCTGTGTCGTGGTCGACGACAGCGACATGAAGTGCACGCACGTCATTCGCGGCGACGATCATCTCAACAACACTCCACGCCAGATCAACATGCTCAAGGCGCTTGGCGCCGCGGTGCCTTCGTATGCGCATGTGCCGATGATCCTCGGGCCGGACGGCGCGAAGCTCTCCAAGAGGCACGGCGCGGTGAGCGTGCTCCAGTATCGTGAGGACGGCTATCTGCCCGAGGCACTGCTGAACTACCTGGTGCGCCTGGGCTGGTCGCATGGCGATCAGGAAGTGTTCTCGATGGAGGAGATGACGCAGCTGTTCGACATCAAGGATGTGAACAAATCGGCGTCGGCCTTCAATCCCGACAAGCTGCTTTGGCTGAATCAGCAGCACATCATGCGGGCCACGCCGGAGCGCATCGCTCAGTATTTGCAGCCGCATCTCGCCGCGCTCGGTGTGAACGTCACCGACGATGCGAAGCTCGCCGCCGTCGCGAAGGCGCAGCAGGAGCGGGCGAAGACGCTGAAGGAGATGGCGCAGAACAGTGTCTTCTTCTTCAAGGACGTCACCTCGTATGACGAGAAGGCGGCGAAGAAGAATCTGACTGCCGAGTCCGCGGGACCGCTTAACACCGTGCTGACGAAGTTGTCTGCGCTGGGCGAGTGGACCGCGCCGTCGCTGCACGATGTAGTGAATCAGACTGCGACGGAACTCGGTGTGGGCATGGGCAAAGTCGC